In Populus alba chromosome 1, ASM523922v2, whole genome shotgun sequence, a single window of DNA contains:
- the LOC118037302 gene encoding pectinesterase 3 gives MHQAVAFRSGSDMSVLFRCAFDGFQDTLYAHSNRQFYRDCDITGTVDFMFGNAAVVFQNCNIQPRQPLPNQFNTITAQEKKDPNQNTAPTYLGRPWKDYSTTVIIQFDIGPFLRPSGWMSWVSGVDPPATIFYAEHQNTGPGASVDGRVQWAGYKPALTLDEAGKFTVVV, from the exons ATGCACCAAGCAGTGGCCTTCAGGTCCGGCTCGGACATGTCAGTACTTTTCCGGTGTGCATTTGATGGATTTCAGGACACACTGTATGCTCACTCAAATCGACAATTCTACCGTGACTGTGACATTACCGGCACCGTTGACTTCATGTTCGGCAATGCCGCTGTCGTGTTCCAAAATTGCAACATCCAGCCCAGGCAACCGTTACCTAACCAATTCAACACCATCACAGCTCAGGAAAAGAAGGATCCTAATCAAAACACTG CTCCAACTTACCTTGGTAGGCCTTGGAAAGATTATTCCACTACTGTCATTATACAGTTCGATATTGGGCCGTTCTTGAGACCATCAGGTTGGATGTCATGGGTTAGTGGTGTGGATCCACCTGCTACTATATTCTATGCAGAGCATCAAAATACTGGGCCTGGTGCTAGCGTGGATGGAAGGGTCCAGTGGGCCGGTTACAAGCCAGCTCTTACATTAGATGAGGCAGGGAAATTTACAgtagtggtttga